The Elaeis guineensis isolate ETL-2024a chromosome 5, EG11, whole genome shotgun sequence DNA segment ATCATCCAAAATGAAGTCACCTTTTCTGAGGCTCATAGATATTCCAATTCCCGTGAAAACCATGTCGGACTCCACGAGGACTTTGGTTAAGCAGCAAATGGCTTGcagcctttttttttcttttgaaaaaaaaaagaaagtaaaaaataaaatttaggaaaaaacaaaaaaaaggcgtGAACTATTCCATTTGTCGTCGTCGCAGCTTGCCGCATCGTCCCCCACCCCACCCTAGAGAGTCGACGGCCATGGCTGCCCGTCTCCTGAGCCGATCCAAAACCCTAAGCGTAGCTCGCCTCTTTCACCCCTCCTCCTCCCTCATTGACACCGGCACTCCCTCATCCTTCTCCCAATGCCTCCGGGTTCCCCCGCCGTTCATCCGCCCGCTATGCGATTCCAGATCCACTGTACCCGTGCTCGATTCGGCCGGCGCTATACCGCGCAACGCCCTCGTTGACTGCAGAAAGGTTCTCCTTTTCCTTTGTACTCCTCCTCCTCCTGTATGGGCTCCGGACTTGGTGGTACTTGATCTGCTATGTGCTTTGGTGGTTCTGTTTATTTCCTGATGTAAAAGTTGCAAAGTTTAGGATTTGAAaagtggaaaggagagaggagaaaCATTGGCAGGGGAAAAAAGGACTCGCTGAATAGAATCTGGCAATTTTAATTGGCTGATGATTCTGCttaggaaaagaaggagaaagtaGTCTTGGAAGCATCGGTTATGATGATCTTTCTACAATCTTGATAACTTGCTGGACAAGAATCTGCTGATTCCATGTTAACGAATCTTTTCActgttttgaaaaataaattatcattCCGCATCAATGCTTCGGTATATGAATGCGTAaaccaaaaatatatatttttacgaTCAGCGAAGTGTGAGCTGTTATTTTATCAAGTATCATTGTTTCAGTTGTTGTCGTTGCTGATATCATTACCACTATTATCatcattataattattataatgaaAATTATCATTGTATTTTTTGTTGTTATTCTCATTATCATTATCATTATTATCATTATTTCTATGGTGGTCAATAATGGTTTCCCTGGAGGGTTGTTATAATGGGATAATGGAATTCTTGATACCTTGGCCGAATGCTTAAATAGATCCCTGACAAGCTGTACGAGAATCTTAGTCATTTTGACATGCCTCCTGGCAGTTGGATGGGCCTTTTATATTCTCGCAAACCTTGTAGGCATTCTCTCATATGCACTTGGATAAACACTTTTGACATATTACAAGCATCCCAGACACATGCATAACTTCAATTATTAGTTGTAAAAACCTGTAAGGCAGTTGTACATGACTAATTTAGTACCAGTTATCTCTTAGTCATATTGTAAAACAGGTTTGCTTGCTGTTTGTTAATGTATTCATGGCTTTTAttgccaaaagaaaaataaagttcTTATGAGTTGATCTTCTGATCAGATGTTGCTATACATCAAATGCTTCACATGTTGTACTGAATTTCTTGATTTGCCTTTAATTGTTGACATTGTCTACCGGGTTTCTTTAAAAGCATGTGTTTGCTGTCCTAATTCCTTGCAAGCCTTCATTTGTTGTCCTGCAGTCTTATGATATTGAGTTTACTCTCCTGTTGTTCTTTGGTGTCTAGTTTTTCTTATAGAGACCTGGATCATTACTATGTGGCTGATTTGCTTTAAGTTCTACAATCAAGCCACTTGGCATTCTAGAGCTAGAGAATTGTCTTTTCTACATACTTTGTGTGTATatgaataattttaatttctgacttcTTGAGTTGTTCTAATGGCTTTCAGAGATGGCTTAAACCTGAGCTTGAGTCTGGTCTGGGACAGCTGGCATGTTTTGTATGGGCAACTAGAAACAATGTGCTGTTTGTAAAGGCATATTGATCAAATTACTTGGATGGTGGTTGTGTCAAGATCAATGCACCACCAAAATGAATGATGGTTTTTACGAGTTAAGAAAATGTTAGATTTTAGAAGAATATCCAACTGAgtatgcttcttcttcttcttctcctcgtcctcctcttcctcctctctctctctctctctctctctctctctcacgcacacacacacgcacaaatTTCACCTCTTCTAATTCTCCTAGTgatatctcttttttcttttccccctTTCTTATAAGTTCTCgtcttttctctcctctttcctgTTTGTCTTCTCCTTTTCTGTTACAGCAACTGCTAGAACTGCCAGTAGAAGTGCTCTCTTCCAGTCTTACTTTCCCTGTTAATTATGATTCTCTCTGTTTTCCTTCATAAACTCTAACAGCCAACACTGGCAGTCTGCCTTTTGTTTTTCTCCTGTGTCTCCTGTTTTCTTTCTTGCTTTCTATTTGCTGGCAGCTGCAAAGATAACCAGCAATTTTTCTTTCCCATCTTCTTTTCTATCCCCTTTATAGTTTatgttcatatttttctttgtttcttcttcattTATTTCATTTGTTCGCATGCATGTTTTCCCTTCTCTCCTTTTTCGTTTTTTTGCTTTATTTTGTACCATTGAAGCCTTCACTTATCGTTTGCCCATTTTTTGTTTGctcttttcttttatattgtGCAATCCTCTGCTTCTTTGCTTTCTATCTCTTTCTCAAGGTTTAACATCAACTTGCTAACATGTCTTGGCAAAGCCTTTGGCTAAACATATCTTTATGTCCTGTTCAAACAAGTTCCGATAAAAAAAGGTCAACACTATAAACTTAGTTTTCCCAATAAAAATAAGGGAAAATCAgaaaatataagaaatattatgatcATTGTGGGAAAAGACAAGTCATCTTGTAAATTTTGTTGCAAAATTATTGATATATCCACTAATACATCCTAAATAAATGCTAAATTTTGTATATCCCTTGTTTGGAAGAAGTGAACATGCCTGCGCATGCATATGCCCTATGGTGCGAAAATCCAGCAGTTTCATGTAATACACACTGACTCAAGTGTGGTGCCATGAGGCTTTCATTCATCTCGATAGGGCATGAATTTGAAATAACATTGTGGAAAAACAGTTTCCTCCTTTTCTCTCTCAATTTCCCGCAAAATGGCAGCATACATGCTGCTCAAACAACAGTCGCTCAATGCAGTTGAAGTGAACTAATTAAATGTTAAATCAGCAACTTCATCTGCAGGAACGATTAACTTTTTTGCAATATATTGTGGGGAAAAGAACAAGAGGAAGATAATTGCCATTACTCAAGTGGGCCAAAGAGATGAGAAAGCTAAGGTCCCACTAAAAAGAAGGCTCCCCTCTAAGTTTGCGAAATTATTGCCTCACCAAAGTGTGTGAGTTGAAAGTTATACCACCCTTCATGATTATGTCCAGAATCTTATGAAAGATAGAGCCTAGCTGCCAAAAACATGTAATAGGTCTGCCTTTGATACTACTCTCAACAACTTATATCAACAACCTCGTGTTATAGGACCAGTATCTTTTTAATGATGTATTGTTGGAAAAGAATGAGATGAAGATAAGAGCCTTAAATCAAGTGGGTCAGAAAGATGCAAAAgctaagatatttttcataaagaCTGGTTTTTCCTCAACCTTCCTTTCTGAGGGAGTCTGCCAGATCATTGTCCAGCAAAATGTCTGAGTAAAAGATACACCACCCTCCACAATTATGTCCAGCTTCAGATGACAACGATTTTGCTCGATCAAATTTTACTTccattgctttttcttttttggtttgtGCATCAATGTTTCATGGAGTTCACTTTATATGCAGATTTTGGTGTATGAACAAATCTCCCAGAGCCACCCGATCAAATTGGTTCATGCTGGTACTCAAGGTTTGCCTCGTTGGATTTCTGGGATGGCACATGGTGGAACTGTGACACATCTGTCCAACAATATCACATCTCAGCTTTGTAATTCAACTGAAAAAAATGTATGCAATTCCACCAGCCCCtcatttgtagttttgattgatACTGAATTTCGGTTTCTGACTTTTGCTTTTATCTTCAAgtttttattgatttgatcaaaacaatTTTTTATGAAAAGCTTTTGCAGACAACATGTAATGGAAAGGAAGGAGATTGTTCGAAGGTGATTGCTTTTAGCCCATTGGAGGGTAGTCATTTAAAAGAGCGAAAAAGTGGATTGGGGAATGAAAGCTCGAAGATTAAGAGAATGGAACTTTCCCAAAAAATAACCTACGCTCTCATACCAGCTTTGCTTCTCATGTCAAAATCTACAGTGACTACTTCGTTACTGATTTTCTCAATATACTGGCAGATATATGGGTTCTTCAAGGAGATTTTTCTGGATTATGTTCACCAAGAGGTAACCCGAAAATGGATTTCAATATATTTCAAATTGCTCCTTCTGATCTTGGCCAAGGAGACTATCCTTGATTTTGATATGGTATAATATCATCATTTTCTCGAGTGTCAAGACTAGCCTGGCATCATCGCCTGTATGATAAGGGATAACCTGGGGGTAATGCCCTACCTGTGACTTTCCTTCATTCAAATTTTGTGACTTCtttatcttttccttttctttaatGCTTTTTGATGGCATGGAGGTGTTTAGGGATGAGTATGTGCATGCTGAATCTGAACAAGTTGGAAGGATGAATCTTGAAGCACATGAAACTAGGTTGTGTATTTTGTATTAAAATAAATGAACGATGATGTCCTTTCCAATAAaaccaaaaagattttttctcatGACAGTGTGTTGAATCATACATGTAGTCAGGTGAATGATTGCTGGCTGAATGTTGTGCGAATGAGCTGTCCGTCGTCAATGGGTAAACTATGCTTATGTGCATTATTTAGTGCAAATAATGAAAACGGCACTGTGGATGAATGGATAAATGTAGTTGCTTGGAAAGGCAAATGCGAGGTGTCTTATGGTTGTGGTGTTATTATGTGCTTGAGTTTACTTGAGGCTGTCAGATATATAGAGGTGATTGATAAGCTCATGGGTGCTACTCGTTTGACTTGGTTTTAACTTGTTATTGTTATTGTTCCCATTACTATTACTATCACTATACTATGGTGAcggtaatttatttttattaacatGATCGTTTTTGTTGTTTTctgtttttttgttatttttctgTTGTCATAGAAAATGGAAAATGAAAATTAAAGTCTTCCCTTCCCCCAATCTCTGATGATACTCCAAAATTCTTCTCTATCCTTAAAGTTACCAACTCTTGAGTTTGTCTGTGAAAAATAGGATCTCCCCTGTAGGTTGACATTGCTTTATTAGCCAACATCATCAATTTGCAGTAGAGCCTTACATCTCCATGTTTTGTGGACTAAGTCATGACATTGACATGACTTGGTTTGTTTCCCATAATGGGCACTGGGGAGTGGGGCCATGGACATGAGACATCACGGAACATTCCTACATGTGGCATCTGTTCACATGGCATGTTTTGAGCTACATATTATGAGTGCCAATCACAGCGATAACTCGCCCGTAAAGTTGGTGCCAGCTTCTCCTTCATGTGAGGTGGGCAACCTCCTGGCGTGGTGTCTCTTCTTCCAAACGGGCATTGTACTCCTTGCTTGAGACTTTTGAGAACAAAAAGATCAGAGTTCAGCCTCCCGGCCTGATGTCTCTTCGTTCAAACGGGCATTGTACTCCTTGCTTAAGACTTTTAAGAACAAAAGGATAAGATTTAGATGCACCTTCACCATTCTATGTTTCTTACGAAGTAGACTAAATTTAGCACTCCAATCATAGGCAGAAAGGCTGTGTTTTGTTTGATAAAGCGGGATTAAGACTTGATGTATGATGTTGAAGCTTTATTCATTCTAAACAGGTTTGAAAACTGAAAAATAATAAAGTGTAGTTAATTCTAGTCAAACAGGAATATGAATAACTTAGAAtgtttatttatgaaatgagtatCTTAATGGATACTTggaatgaaatatattttttttttcagaatggGACCCGTTTTAATTACTGTTTCTTTTTGTCGATGGAAAAAGATACCTTTAGCCCGGAGTTGTGATCAAACAGAATTATGAACAATTTGTGGCCCTTGGATCCCCTCTTTTTGGATACTGTCCGTCAGAGTGCTGGTGATGATTGGCCCGAAGCCTATCATTCGcatgtatcaaaaataaataataataataatttgtgGATGGACTATTCTTATGGAATAAATATTTCTATCACCCTCTAATCCCTAAATCGAATGTGGAAAATTGGACTGGTGAGACCTGTGATTTATATGAAAGCCTACGGATTGAAGGGTCCGACTATACAGGctctattattttgaaaaaaaaaaaaatgttgttaTTAACTAGAGTTCCACATGTGCATTGCAAGTATCAAGCAAAAATCTATATCTCAAATGAAAAAGATTATGAAATTGTGCAAGACTGCAGATCAGCATTATTGTAGAGGTTAGCATACTGAAACTCTTGGTTAGACAAAAAATTCTGAAGTAAATAATCAGCCACTAAGGTGAATTAGAAGAAGGAAAACTTAGCTTCTACAATCAGATGAAGGCCTGCCTCACATTTCCAATGGTCTCCAAGCATGTAAGATGGAGATATGAGTTAAAAGGGTGATCGCATGACGCTTTTTAAAGAACTTGTAAGTAAGAGTATGAACAGCTTGATGTCGACCATGGAGGGACCAAGCGTCCGCTGCCAACCATCCCAACTTTTGCTGGAAATCATGCTCTCAATCTTACATCAAAATAACTTGCTGGTGGCCCTCTTTCACGTGCTCAAGAGTTTATCAAACATACAAGAATTAATTCTTTTCATCATGAACTAAATTTTTACTTGTTTTCATTTAAAAAGGTCTCGGACCAGCAAAAAGATAAGTCTATTAGATAagaggatgatttttttttacaagCAACAGAGTGCAATTAGATGCACTAAAATTCTAATGGAAGTCAAAGAGCGGTTCATTCCTAACAGTCAACTTTCCATTCAGTTGTAAACGCCCTTCGTAGAagaagaaccaaaaaaaaaaagggcgacTGGTTGGCGGTGACAGTAAATGGAACGTTTTAGCAGTGCCCTTTTCGTATTATAGTGACTTCATGCTAAGATAATTTTTCACCAGTTACAATGATGTTTATGATAGCTATTGTTTTCTTCAGGGTTGTGTCGAGAGCTTCTCCATGTAAATCATCTAGAGCTAATATTTGGGGATATACTATCAAAAGCTCAAAAAAAAACCTTCTCCAAAAGGAGAGGAGTGTGACAGGATGGCATTTGTGATTTGCCTAGGGCTGACAACCATCTCATGTCAGGTCATATATGGATCGacgatctatttaatctatttaataaataaatcatataaaataataaatatgtataatctatttaacctatttttttttgaaatattggcaatcaagtattgtacatCAAGAAGAGAGATACAATAATGCCCACAACCTaggggaagaagaaaaaatcaacaCCACTCGGTAGATTCCATTAATTAAAGAAATACTTAGACAATTTGTAAGTCTAGTTATAGCTCAAAGAATAAGAAAATGTATAGGGATAGGGAGATCTAACCAATGCTTGGTATCAAAGAAGAAATCAAGACACTAACCCACCTCCAAAGCCAAAACGAAATACTCTTTTTGCGATCCATCTTCCCAAATTAAATTGCCAGGTAAAAAGCAAGCCAAAGGATGAGCATAACAAGGGTGACCTCAAGCAACATGACCTGAGATCAGATAAATCACTTGATGTTCTCAAGAGGATAAGAGAACCATGATGAAGAATGCTGGCTTTAGCACAATTGCGAAGCTCACCTCCCCATCTCCGCCACCATCGCTGCCCCCAATGATCTTGAAGAGTATGTAACTCCAATTTGGTGCTTATCATGATCATAAAAAGCATTTGGTTATGACAAGGCTATGGTATGTCGTGCATCTTGACAATACATTACCAGCatctagagaaagagagagagagatagtaaGAAAGAGAACTATACTTAGACTCTAGAATTTGGCTACGGTGTTAGAGGATGAGGAGGGAGGGAATGCAGAGGGGATTGAAATGAAAATGAGTGGGCGAGTTAGCATTTCCAAACAGGAGAGGGCTAGATGGCACCCCATAGTGATGGAAAGCTGGAGAGGGTTTGACATTGCTGTTCCTGACTCTAACCTACAAAATTGAAGATGAAACTCGAGAGGGCTCTCCAATAGCCAAGTTTCAACTTAAGTATGAGGCTATAAGTatatttggatcaaaagaattGGGGTTGAGTAGAGATACTAGTTCGATCCATCATGTAGCTTTGCTAAAATAAACAAGTTAAATGGATGATCTTCATGAAATCCAAatataatctatttaataaatagattaaaataagtCTACTTGTTTATGATTCGAACCTATCTATTCGAAATTTAAGTCCATTTATGATGAGTCAAATATGGATCGATTTAATGGGTTGAATTGTTATTTGCTAGCTTTAGATTTGTCTGATTCATAATAGTGGTTATAATTTATAAGAGTAGTTGATTAACCACTAAAATCTTAAACCAAAGTAAAGAATCTTTTTCCAAATTAAGAAAGAAATGGGATGCTTGAAGCTTGCCTAATTCACAATAATGTTTATAAAAAGGGACCATGATATCCAAATtatcaatattaaaattatttttatttaaatgatAATAATGATGATTGTTATTGTTCATATTGTGAGAAATAAAGAATAATTATAAACACATGATGTTATTACTTGTGCAGATCATTCTTAACCAAAAGCATATTTTTATAGTTATTGACAGAGAACTTTTTACCTGGCATAGGAATCCATATTTAAACATTGCTTTATTTGCTAAATATTTTAACTAAAAAAAATCACGCATATTATTATTATCAGTATATAATCGTTAGtgtaataagaaaaaaaaaaaaaaaagaaaagatcatatgctagttaatatttattattacctTGCTTCTTACTGTAGATAACAAGAATTTTTCTTAGACCAGCATCACATGGTCTTCATCTAAGATCAAAAGTTGCATACCTTTGGCCGTCGCAAGAATCAATTTTACCTttcaaaatatatcatatatttaTTCATATCTCGACCTCACTGCCCcattaaaaaaaaggagagaaattctCATGTGCTCAGCCTTTCTTGAGA contains these protein-coding regions:
- the LOC105045533 gene encoding succinate dehydrogenase subunit 4, mitochondrial isoform X2 translates to MAARLLSRSKTLSVARLFHPSSSLIDTGTPSSFSQCLRVPPPFIRPLCDSRSTVPVLDSAGAIPRNALVDCRKILVYEQISQSHPIKLVHAGTQGLPRWISGMAHGGTVTHLSNNITSQLCNSTEKNLLQTTCNGKEGDCSKVIAFSPLEGSHLKERKSGLGNESSKIKRMELSQKITYALIPALLLMSKSTVTTSLLIFSIYWQIYGFFKEIFLDYVHQEVTRKWISIYFKLLLLILAKETILDFDMV
- the LOC105045533 gene encoding succinate dehydrogenase subunit 4, mitochondrial isoform X1, whose product is MAARLLSRSKTLSVARLFHPSSSLIDTGTPSSFSQCLRVPPPFIRPLCDSRSTVPVLDSAGAIPRNALVDCRKVLLFLCTPPPPVWAPDLVILVYEQISQSHPIKLVHAGTQGLPRWISGMAHGGTVTHLSNNITSQLCNSTEKNTTCNGKEGDCSKVIAFSPLEGSHLKERKSGLGNESSKIKRMELSQKITYALIPALLLMSKSTVTTSLLIFSIYWQIYGFFKEIFLDYVHQEVTRKWISIYFKLLLLILAKETILDFDMV
- the LOC105045533 gene encoding uncharacterized protein isoform X4 gives rise to the protein MAARLLSRSKTLSVARLFHPSSSLIDTGTPSSFSQCLRVPPPFIRPLCDSRSTVPVLDSAGAIPRNALVDCRKVLLFLCTPPPPVWAPDLVILVYEQISQSHPIKLVHAGTQGLPRWISGMAHGGTVTHLSNNITSQLCNSTEKNLLQTTCNGKEGDCSKIYGFFKEIFLDYVHQEVTRKWISIYFKLLLLILAKETILDFDMV
- the LOC105045533 gene encoding uncharacterized protein isoform X5; protein product: MAARLLSRSKTLSVARLFHPSSSLIDTGTPSSFSQCLRVPPPFIRPLCDSRSTVPVLDSAGAIPRNALVDCRKVLLFLCTPPPPVWAPDLVILVYEQISQSHPIKLVHAGTQGLPRWISGMAHGGTVTHLSNNITSQLCNSTEKNTTCNGKEGDCSKIYGFFKEIFLDYVHQEVTRKWISIYFKLLLLILAKETILDFDMV
- the LOC105045533 gene encoding succinate dehydrogenase subunit 4, mitochondrial isoform X6, with amino-acid sequence MAARLLSRSKTLSVARLFHPSSSLIDTGTPSSFSQCLRVPPPFIRPLCDSRSTVPVLDSAGAIPRNALVDCRKVLLFLCTPPPPVWAPDLVILVYEQISQSHPIKLVHAGTQGLPRWISGMAHGGTVTHLSNNITSQLCNSTEKNLLQTTCNGKEGDCSKVIAFSPLEGSHLKERKSGLGNESSKIKRMELSQKITYALIPALLLMSKSTVTTSLLIFSIYWQIYGFFKEIFLDYVHQEVTRKWISIYFKLLLLILAKETILDFDMV
- the LOC105045533 gene encoding succinate dehydrogenase subunit 4, mitochondrial isoform X3, with translation MAARLLSRSKTLSVARLFHPSSSLIDTGTPSSFSQCLRVPPPFIRPLCDSRSTVPVLDSAGAIPRNALVDCRKILVYEQISQSHPIKLVHAGTQGLPRWISGMAHGGTVTHLSNNITSQLCNSTEKNTTCNGKEGDCSKVIAFSPLEGSHLKERKSGLGNESSKIKRMELSQKITYALIPALLLMSKSTVTTSLLIFSIYWQIYGFFKEIFLDYVHQEVTRKWISIYFKLLLLILAKETILDFDMV